ACACTCATATAAAGCCATGTTTGCTGCATAACAGCCATGCATTCCACCCATTCCAACAAACAAGGAATTATCAGCAGGCAGCCCTCCTAAGCCAAGCAATGTGTGAACAACCGGTATTTGCTGCTGCTCAGCATAGCTTTTTAGCTCTTCTGACGCCTTAGAAAAGATAACACCTGCGCCAGCTAGGATAACTGGTTTTTTTGCTGAACTGACAGCCTCAGTCAGCTTTCGGATTTGCAGATAATTCGGCTTTGTTGTAGGCTGATAACCCGGCAAGTCCACTTCCTGCTCCCTCGGTTCCTCGGCCACAGTTGCAGCAATGTCTTTCGGCACATCGATAAGCACTGGACCTGGTCTTCCGCTTGTTGCGATATAAAAAGCTTCCTTTACAATTTTCGGAATGTCTTCCAAGTTTCTGATTTGGCAATTATATTTTGTAATCGGTGTTGTTATCCCAAGAATATCTGCTTCTTGGAAAGCATCTGTCCCGATTACTCCTGTAGCTACCTGTCCTGTAAAAACAACGAGTGGCAACGAATCCATCATTGCATCAGCAAGGCCTGTTACTATATTTGTAGCACCAGGTCCTGATGTAGCAATCACAACACCTGGTTTTCCAGAGATACGTGCATAGCCTTCCGCTGCGTGTATTCCGCCTTGTTCATGTCTAGGAAGAACATGAAATATTTTCGAGTCATATATTTTGTCATAAATAGGAAGTACTGCTCCTCCTGGATAGCCAAAAATACATTCCACATTTTCTTTTTCCAAAGCTTGCAGCAAAAGATCTGCCCCAGTTAATGGCTTCGTTTTAGCCTTCGTCTCTTCAAAGGCGGTTTTCTGTATCATCAATATAACCTCCTTATTAAAGTGGTTCCTTTTCTCCAATGATCAAACAGCACGATTACGATGTTACAACAGCTAAAATAGACCTATATCATAAAAAAAGCCTTCACACCCCCAATGTATACTTTATAAGTAGACAAAGGGGTGAAAAGGCCATTTCAGCTTTCCACGGTACCACCCTCATTCATACATGAAACACATGTATGCACTCAATGAACAGTTCGTTCGTTTTTGGTAACGAGTGGCGTGTCACTCGGTCAGCTCTACTTCACTTTGTGTTTCAAGCTAACACTCAGAGGTGAGTTCATTTCTAATCGGCTTCACCGGTTCTCAGCAACCACCGGCTCTCTGTGGAATCCCAAAATTAGAAACTACTTATCCTCATCATCGTATTTTTCATTATCTTTTATTTAGGCTATTAGGATTTTTCTTAAACAGCATTTCAAATGGTTTCAACAAAGTTCAAAGCTGTATTTATCAGCTCCGTTTTGCTTTTGTTGAGGTTATCTTACGCCGATTTGAAACAAGAGTCAACACCCTTTTTAAGAATTGTTCGATAATTCAAACAAAAAATAATACTCAGTAAACGCTTACAATATTGATAAATAAATGATGCCTGTACTTTGGAAAATTACAAAAAATTTTTTTATTCCGAATACTTTGTTCTATTCTTACTTATTCTTACTCTTCTTAGCCTGCCATTTTTGATTATGGAGAATTCATTATAATACGATAATGAGAGTGCTGTATATTATCTTGTCAGATTTCCTAACAGGTTTTTTACAAAAGAACCGCCCCCTCGGAGGAAAGCGGTTGCAAAAATATGTGTATTCAACCTGCTGTCGGTGTAATGTCATGTATCCATGATAGCTTTATCTGCAGGATATTTTCCTTTTCATCTTTTAAGCCAATTGTCTGCTCATGCAGATTCAGCATTTCTACATTGCCTTTGCATGTCTGCAAAAGACCATTTTTATAGTAGTTAATGACTAGTTGACGATTTCTTGCCAGCTCCTTTAAGATCATTGCTTCTCCTCCTTTGCCTTATACTCCTATCTGTTTCATCTATTTTCACAAATAATTATCATAGTTAGAATTTACTATATGTATAGTATACACTAAAATTAGTAAGCGTTTGCAACTTTTTTATGAACAATTTGTGAACTTTTTTACAAAAACGATAGGGTT
This DNA window, taken from Niallia sp. Man26, encodes the following:
- a CDS encoding YolD-like family protein, with the protein product MILKELARNRQLVINYYKNGLLQTCKGNVEMLNLHEQTIGLKDEKENILQIKLSWIHDITPTAG